TTTCGGAGCGCGGGCATCAAGGCAGTGCCGGCGCCGACAGACTTCCAGGTCGGGGACCGACGTTATACCGTGCTCGACGTGCTCCCCGACGCTGGGGCCCTCGCCGGATCCACCGCCGCCATCCGCGAATATGTTGGGTATCTCGTGTACGACTGGCGCGGATGGATTAACGGCACGTCTTCGTACACGGAAGGCACGACGGCCCACTGCACACCCTCCGCCACGGCCACCGCCCATTGACGGCGTGCGGTTGGTCCCTCGACGATGCATCCTTCCGACTGGGCAACGCAACATGCCCCCTGACACGCTGACGCTATTCTACCGCTTCGGGGTTGCTCTCGTCCTTGGGCTTTTCATGGGGCTACAGCGCGAATATGCGTACCGCGACCGGGCCGATGGGGACGGAGAGTTGCTCGCTGGCGCGCGGACCTTTCCCATCATTGCGCTCCTGGGGGCGGCGTCGGCCCTCGGGGCCGCCGAGCTCGAAAGCGGGTTGCCGTTCGCAATGTCTGTTATTGCAATAGGGGTATTGCTTGCCGTCGGGCATTTCCTTCAGGCCCGGGCACGAGACACTGGTCTGACCACCGAAATGGCGGCGCTCGTGGCCTTCTTCACCGGGGGGCTTTGCTACTGGGGGTACCTCCGCCTGGGCGCGGCCCTCGGGGTGGGGACGGCGGTGCTCTTGTCGCTGAAGGTACAGACCCATGCCCTCGCCCGCACGCTGGACCAGGAAGACGTGATCGCGACCCTCAAGTTTGCGGTCATCACGGTCATTGTGCTGCCCCTGCTGCCTCAGCAGGGCTACGGCCCGTCGCCGTTCGACGTGCTGGTCCCGTATAACGTCTGGCTCATGGTCGTGCTGATCTCCGGAATCAGTTTTCTGGGGTACGTACTCATCAAGGTCGTGGGCCCGCGTCGTGGGGTGGGGCTG
This is a stretch of genomic DNA from Salinibacter grassmerensis. It encodes these proteins:
- a CDS encoding MgtC/SapB family protein yields the protein MPPDTLTLFYRFGVALVLGLFMGLQREYAYRDRADGDGELLAGARTFPIIALLGAASALGAAELESGLPFAMSVIAIGVLLAVGHFLQARARDTGLTTEMAALVAFFTGGLCYWGYLRLGAALGVGTAVLLSLKVQTHALARTLDQEDVIATLKFAVITVIVLPLLPQQGYGPSPFDVLVPYNVWLMVVLISGISFLGYVLIKVVGPRRGVGLTGILGGLASSTAVTLSVAERSRDSEGLDRPFALAVLLAWAIMFVRVIVEVAVINPSLLLTVWAPVLGVFVVILAYCGYLYGVQPAEKHDEPQTVKNPFRLGPAITFGVLYAVILVLSNGAQTYFGDAGVYLSSVVAGLADVDAITLSMARLHESGDVGAVPATRAIVIAAAANTVLKGGIVALTGTSGLRRAVVPGLLLIVGASGVALLFI